The Benincasa hispida cultivar B227 chromosome 11, ASM972705v1, whole genome shotgun sequence genome has a segment encoding these proteins:
- the LOC120089711 gene encoding transcription factor bHLH84-like: MEPIGAISEREWISLSGAYTAEESDFMANLLNNYCLPNELNSDLSLEIPSAYWASNEPPPSLTMAAMDEPSYYSSDASDSSNVYNLPPANNNNHPYTFTDSHPLWLPNNGASLSLDFSMEDVGNADCLADDNGSNVRKTRQCRLQHSSADPVLNGKSSQPKRRAEEATMEETMRDDKVVPVSVENVSRKRSQSLLDVEKTKRSVRARKSSKIASASCNEDDHHIVSPNGQCTSSFSSEDDCNEPQEINGGITSSSTSNGKPRASRGSATDPQSLYARKRRERINERLRILQSLVPNGTKVDISTMLEEAVQYVKFLQLQIKLLSSDELWMYAPIAYNGMDIGLNLKLMKQDNASQ, translated from the exons atGGAACCTATAGGAGCCATTTCAGAAAGAGAATGGATATCTCTTAGTGGAGCTTATACTGCTGAAGAATCTGATTTCATGGCTAATTTGCTCAACAATTATTGTCTTCCAAATGAGCTAAATTCAGATTTAAGCTTGGAAATTCCTTCTGCTTATTGGGCTTCTAATGAACCACCTCCATCTTTGACCATGGCAGCCATGGATGAACCTTCTTATTATTCTTCAGATGCTTCTGATTCTTCCAATGTGTATAATCTTCCACCAGCCAACAACAATAATCATCCTTACACTTTCACTGATTCTCACCCTCTTTGGTTGCCTAATAATGGTGCCTCTTTGTCCTTGGATTTCTCCATGGAGGATGTCGGGAATGCCGATTGCTTGGCCGACGACAATGGTTCGAATGTTCGAAAAACAAGGCAATGCAGGCTGCAACATTCCTCTGCTGACCCTGTTCTCAATGGGAAAAGCTCACAACCGAAACGAAGAGCCGAGGAGGCAACAATGGAAGAAACTATGAGGGATGATAAAGTTGTGCCGGTTTCGGTTGAGAACGTCTCGAGGAAGCGATCCCAAAGTTTGCTTGAT GTTGAAAAGACGAAAAGGAGCGTGAGGGCGCGGAAGAGCTCGAAGATCGCTTCGGCTAGCTGCAATGAAGATGATCATCACATTGTTAGTCCAAATGGGCAATGCACAAGCAGCTTCAGCTCTGAGGATGACTGTAATGAACCTcaagaaatcaatggtggaATCACTTCTAGCTCAACCTCAAATGGAAAGCCAAGAGCCAGTAGAGGCTCAGCCACAGACCCTCAAAGCCTCTATGCCAGG aaaagaagagaaagaatcAATGAAAGGTTGAGAATCTTACAAAGCCTTGTCCCGAACGGCACAAAG GTTGATATCAGTACAATGCTTGAAGAAGCCGTTCAATATGTGAAGTTTTTGCAACTTCAAATCAAG TTGTTGAGCTCTGATGAGTTATGGATGTATGCACCTATTGCTTACAATGGAATGGACATTGGACTTAACTTGAAATTGATGAAGCAAGACAATGCATCACAATAG